The genomic DNA CTCGCGAAGGGTGAACTCGCCAGGACCGAAAAGCACCTGATGGGCTGGACGGAACGCCACCGTGGCGAAATCTGGGACTGCGCCCGTGAAGACGCGGAAGAACCGACCGACGAAATTCTCCTGGACAACCTGCGCGCCCTTTTGCTCTGCAAGGGTTCTCTGCAGCCCGCCGCCGAAATGGGCGACATGATCCGGGAAATCAAGAAAGAAGAATGGTACCGTAACGAATCGCACCACGAAGACCCCAAAGAAGTGGCCGAGGAATGGCGCGCCAAGTACCTGATCAAGTGGCGCGAAGCCCGCATGTTCGAAGCGTTCATCCTGATCGAAAAGCGTACCGAACAGTTGCTCTCTATCCTCAAGAGCAAATAGTTAGTAGTTAGCCTTCCACACAATAGGCACCCAAACGACAAAACGTCCGCCAACGCTCCGTGGATAACGCCAATAGGTCTGGATTTGCGAAAGCACCAGGCCTTTCAAATTTTCGTCGTCGGTATTGCTGAATAGAATTTCCGGCGTAAACATTCCCAGGGAATCCAGCGTGAGCTTTAGCCCAATGACAACATCCTTTTTTTCGGAAGGGGCCGCATTTTTCAATTTCTTGAAATGCTCTGCGGACGCCCAATGAAGCCCTGCCGCGCGGCCCTGTAGAAATTTTTCGAACTGAAACAGGTCGCGGTCCGCGGAATTTTCCAGCACATAGAAATCGTCTACCGAAGGCATCACCATACGTCCCGTAAACGCATTCCACTGTTTCTCGTTTACGACGGGTACAATCGACACCGGCGCCTGGTACGGCTTAATATGGTATATTGCGAACAAAAGCCCCGCAAAGACAAGTATCAAAAAGAAGATGGGCAGATCGCTTTTCATAGGCCCCCTCAATCATCCGTTTCGATAGCCTTGATACAAAGCTGCATGGATTTACGGTCGTTGAAGTAATTCCAGGTCGGTTCAAAGATGATCGAGACAGGCTTGTTCTTGTTGAGCAGAGTCTTGCACTTGCGAAGTCCAAAGGCTATCGCCGGGAATACGCGGCTGCCGGCCTGAGAAACATCCATCTGCAGATGCCCGCCACGAATTTCACGCAGGCGATGAATCTTGATGTTGTCCGCACGGAACGTCGGATAGGGGAAACTGCCACTGAAGGGTTCCAGCCGTTCCAGGAAATCGAGCACCGAGATCAACGCGTTATTCGGCCGTATCGAATCGCCAACACGCATGTACTGCGACGATTCCACCACCAGTTCGTTCAGCGAGATTCGGATGTCGAACGGACAGGACTCCGCCTGCGGTTCCTCGACTTCGCCCTTATAATCCTGACATTCCGCCGAAGCTTCAAGGCGCCTGCGGAGTTCATCGATCTTGTCGGCAGGAAGCGAGAACCCCGCCGCATTGGCGTGGCCACCCCAGCGGTCAAAAAGATCCCTGGAATCAAAAAGCGCCTTGTGCCAGTTGAAACCGGGTACCGCTCGGGCACTCGCATGCGCCATGCCGTCGCTTATCGAAAGCACCGCCGTCGGACGGTGATATTCCTGGGCAAGCTTTGCCGCAACGATACCGATGACCCCTACGTGCCAATCGTTACCCGCCACCACAAGGACTGTCGGAAGCTTGTCGCCATAGGTCGCCTTGACCTGTTCGAGCGCCATGTCGGTTATTTCGGCTTCCTTCTGCTTGCGCTTGCTGTTCCATTCGCGAAGTTCCGCCATGAGGGCGTTCGCCGCCGCCATGTTCGGACTCAACAAAAGCTTGAGAGCTGGATCGGGGCGTTCCATGCGGCCAGGTGCATTCAGGAGCGGAGCAAACTTGTACATGACATCGATGCCACCCACGCTTCCGTGCGACTTCATGAGGTCGCCATACATTTCCTGCAAGCCGGGCCAGCAACTGCC from uncultured Fibrobacter sp. includes the following:
- the recJ gene encoding single-stranded-DNA-specific exonuclease RecJ, which codes for MTLESGMLENGDERLASSMAQSLRIPHVVARFLVSRGIRTLTEAHRMLCGNSDDVNDPFLMKGMEEAVAWLLDVREKGEKIFVFGDYDLDGMTAVTLMTRALAELGIESDWRLPNRFGDGYGLSSSAVEEMYQAGARYVITVDTGITANVEIAQAKKLGMSILVIDHHQPSGEGLPECDVLLDPHQEGDLYPNPELCGVGVSYKFVCALYSRLSMPEPRKFLDLVALGTLADLVQMTPENRAFTKAGLKSIEGSCWPGLQEMYGDLMKSHGSVGGIDVMYKFAPLLNAPGRMERPDPALKLLLSPNMAAANALMAELREWNSKRKQKEAEITDMALEQVKATYGDKLPTVLVVAGNDWHVGVIGIVAAKLAQEYHRPTAVLSISDGMAHASARAVPGFNWHKALFDSRDLFDRWGGHANAAGFSLPADKIDELRRRLEASAECQDYKGEVEEPQAESCPFDIRISLNELVVESSQYMRVGDSIRPNNALISVLDFLERLEPFSGSFPYPTFRADNIKIHRLREIRGGHLQMDVSQAGSRVFPAIAFGLRKCKTLLNKNKPVSIIFEPTWNYFNDRKSMQLCIKAIETDD